The window GGCCGCGAGCGTCTCCATGAAGCAGCCGATTATCAGCATCATGACGATGATGATAAACACCAGGACTGCGGGGTTGTGCGTGATCGAAAGCAGGAAATTCTCGACCATCGGAGTGACGTTCTCGCGCGCGAATATGTAGGAGTAGATGTTCGAAATACCCATGATCATCATCAGCATCGCCGACGATGAGGAGGCCCTTTTGAATATCCCCAGCATATCTTTCAGTTTCAGCGTGCGGTAGATGAAGAAGCCGCAGATCAGCGCGTAGACACAGGCTACGATGCTGGATTCCGTCGCCGTGAAGAAGCCGGTGACCACTCCCGCGAGAATGATGACCGGAGTTATCAGCGCGAAGAAGGACTTCAAAAAGGCCCGCCACACAGATCCGAGGCTGAAACGCCCGCTGCCCTGGTCGACATTGTACTTCGTCGCGTACCAGTAGCACATCACCATCAGGCAGACGCCGATCAGGATGCCGGGCATCAGGCCGCCGATAAAGAGCCTGCCCACGGAGAATCCCGTCAGCGAGGCGTAGACGATCATATTGGTGCTTGGCGGGATGATCGGCGCCAGCGCTCCGGAACCCGCGATCATCGAGGCGATGAACCCCCTGTCGTACCCCTCTTTGTTAAGCTCAGGCACCGTCAGAGTGCTGATCGCGCTCATCGTCGCCGCGCCGGATCCGGATATGCCGGCGAAGATCATATTCGCCAACACGGAGACCATCCCCATACCGCCGCGTATCTGGGCGACGCAGGCCCGGCAGAAATCAAGGATACGCGTGGAGAGGTTGGCGGCTCCCATGATCTCACCCGCCAGGATAAAGAGCGGCCCGGCCATCAGCGAAAAGGAATTCATGCCGCGAATGGCCTGCTGCACAGCCATAAAGGCGGGAATCTCGCTGCCGAACATGATCGCCAAAAGCCCGGAGAGGCCGATCGCGAAACATACCGGCACGCCCAGCACCAGAAAAATCAGCAGAGTTATCAGCGCAATGGCAATCATCTATCTTTCCCCTTCCCTGTATTGTCTTGCCAGCTTGGGAATGGCGCTGGCGTAAGAGCAGAGCATCATGACGATTCCCAGAGGAACCGCCGCGTATATGTAGGCGTAGGGAATGCGGATGGCGGCTCCCAGCGAATTGAAGCTCTTCGAGACCAGAACGATCGATCCCGGAAAAAACATAATCAGGAAGACGACGCAGATCAGCCTGCCGATGATAAACAGCA is drawn from Cloacibacillus porcorum and contains these coding sequences:
- a CDS encoding TRAP transporter large permease, whose product is MIAIALITLLIFLVLGVPVCFAIGLSGLLAIMFGSEIPAFMAVQQAIRGMNSFSLMAGPLFILAGEIMGAANLSTRILDFCRACVAQIRGGMGMVSVLANMIFAGISGSGAATMSAISTLTVPELNKEGYDRGFIASMIAGSGALAPIIPPSTNMIVYASLTGFSVGRLFIGGLMPGILIGVCLMVMCYWYATKYNVDQGSGRFSLGSVWRAFLKSFFALITPVIILAGVVTGFFTATESSIVACVYALICGFFIYRTLKLKDMLGIFKRASSSSAMLMMIMGISNIYSYIFARENVTPMVENFLLSITHNPAVLVFIIIVMMLIIGCFMETLAATAVILPTVYPIVMHLGVDPLLFGVLFSISTVVGALTPPVGLYLFLSMNIAGATFRQAISYTVPVVLIILTVMLLMWFFPPIVTFVPNLLMGA